The following coding sequences lie in one Candidatus Bathyarchaeota archaeon genomic window:
- the pyrB gene encoding aspartate carbamoyltransferase, whose translation MEFKGRDIISLRDFSRQEIDYILEMTRAMEPMARAGSDLLRGKILATLFFEPSTRTRLSFESAMHRLGGSAIGFAEAEITSVKKGENLADTMRVVESYADVIVVRHPLEGAARLAAEFAGVPVINGGSGAEEHPTQALLDLYTIVKEKGDIDGLNVALVGDLRYGRTVHSLAYALSLYDVKLFFVSPDMLRMRREVLQVIKKEIEVIEKNDLEKIIGDVDVLYMTRIQKERFPDAAEYAKVKGSYRVDLQLLERVKKDMIVLHPLPRVDEIAPEVDSTSHARYFQQVWNGIVTRMALLALILGKTE comes from the coding sequence TTGGAGTTTAAGGGGCGTGACATTATTTCTCTGAGGGATTTTTCGCGGCAGGAGATTGATTACATTCTAGAGATGACTCGAGCTATGGAGCCTATGGCAAGGGCTGGTTCAGATTTATTGCGTGGGAAGATTTTGGCTACACTGTTTTTTGAGCCTAGTACTCGCACGCGTCTGAGTTTCGAGTCGGCTATGCATAGGTTAGGTGGTTCTGCGATTGGTTTTGCTGAGGCAGAGATTACTTCGGTGAAGAAGGGTGAGAATTTGGCTGATACTATGCGAGTTGTTGAAAGTTACGCTGATGTTATTGTTGTACGTCATCCGTTGGAAGGGGCGGCCAGGTTGGCAGCTGAGTTCGCAGGCGTCCCAGTTATCAATGGTGGTTCTGGTGCTGAGGAGCATCCGACGCAGGCTTTGCTGGATTTGTACACTATTGTTAAAGAGAAAGGAGATATTGACGGTTTGAACGTGGCTTTGGTTGGTGATTTGCGTTATGGGCGGACAGTGCATTCGTTGGCGTATGCGTTGTCGTTGTATGATGTGAAGTTGTTCTTTGTTTCGCCTGACATGTTGCGTATGCGGAGGGAGGTTTTGCAGGTGATTAAGAAGGAGATTGAGGTTATAGAAAAAAATGACCTAGAGAAAATTATTGGTGACGTTGATGTGTTGTATATGACTCGTATTCAGAAGGAACGTTTTCCAGACGCGGCAGAGTATGCGAAGGTAAAGGGTTCATATAGAGTTGATTTGCAGTTGTTAGAGAGGGTAAAGAAGGATATGATTGTTCTACATCCGTTGCCGAGGGTGGATGAGATTGCACCTGAGGTAGATAGTACGAGTCATGCACGGTATTTTCAACAGGTGTGGAATGGAATTGTTACAAGGATGGCGTTATTAGCTTTGATACTAGGGAAGACAGAGTAG
- a CDS encoding GrpB family protein, with the protein MNKTIRIADYDPQWAVLYEEEKRRILEVVGYVIVGVEHIGSTAVPNLGAKPIIDIIVAVSQLNDAERCIVPLRSIGCEYVPEHEDSIPERRYFYKGHPPMEQHYHLHMVEQTSNFWKNRLLFRDYLCTHPKDAQEYYELKKDWPLSLVQTTRPIPRRKCLLFNLYSPRQSQNKENNISLGKVY; encoded by the coding sequence ATGAATAAGACAATCAGAATTGCAGATTATGATCCTCAATGGGCTGTATTGTATGAAGAGGAGAAACGTCGGATTCTTGAGGTTGTGGGGTATGTAATTGTGGGAGTTGAGCACATAGGGAGTACTGCTGTCCCCAACTTGGGAGCAAAACCCATTATCGACATAATAGTTGCTGTTTCTCAACTTAATGATGCCGAGAGGTGTATTGTGCCTCTTCGAAGCATTGGCTGCGAGTATGTTCCTGAACATGAGGATTCAATTCCAGAAAGACGTTATTTCTACAAAGGTCATCCTCCAATGGAACAGCACTATCACTTGCACATGGTTGAACAAACAAGTAATTTCTGGAAGAACCGTTTGCTGTTTCGTGACTATCTCTGCACTCATCCTAAGGATGCTCAGGAGTATTATGAATTGAAAAAAGATTGGCCTTTGAGTCTGGTTCAGACCACCAGGCCTATACCGCGGCGAAAATGTCTTTTATTCAATCTGTACTCGCCAAGGCAAAGTCAGAATAAAGAAAATAACATTTCCTTAGGTAAGGTTTATTAG
- a CDS encoding DNA-directed RNA polymerase subunit B has protein sequence MSEITQDELLLLQKSFFKEKGLVRQHLDSYNEFIDHGLQEIIDETGEIKIELPESPYKIKLGQAWIIDPQSRISSPYLTEVDGTKHEIYPMEARFRDLSYVAPMAIEMTPIMDGREQDTELVLIGNIPVMLKSKLCVLSQLQPEELILHGEDPNDSGGYFLINGSERVIVALEDLVPNRILVDIDTRGAHPVYQAKIFSTTVGFRARIELRLKSDGAIYVTIPGVPSEVPFIIVMRGLGLESDKEIAEIVSPEQSIQNMLESSFEKSAGVETVREALEYIGNRVAHGQVLEYRLQRAQSILDRNFLPHLDRTPEKRIDKAIFLGEMTCRVIELKLRKRTTDDKDHFKNKRLKLAGPLLADLFRVAFRNLCRDIKYQLERMGFKRQMITVSAAVRPGIVSDRLKHALATGNWGRGRVGITQLLDRTNLVSTLSHLRRLQSPLSRSQPNFEARDLHPTHWGRLCPNETPEGSNCGLVKNLALSACISVAVNVEKVKRSVYDMGSIPARNAEQGVRLSGAKIFINGSLIGYHQYPTELVSELRDKRRRGEIPSEINIAHLKTKGGKEEVYVNCSEGRVRRPLIIVENGVSKLQPEHIDNIRSGEWSWEDLVKNAIIEYIDAEEEENIYVALSFDEITHKHTHVELSPYTILGICASLIPYPEHNQSPRNSYEAAMAKQALGVYATNFIYRVDSRSHVLHYPQTPLVKTKPMEILGYNQRPSGQNCLVAVMSFEGYNMEDALIFNKASIERGLGRSTFYRIYEAECRQYLGGLKDRFVIPEAGMRGFRGEQYYRLLEPDGIVNLEASTVGGDVLIGRTSPPRFLEEYKEFEVKGPSMRDTSVDVRQSEAGTADAIFITESREGSKLVKVRVRDQRVPELGDKFASRHGQKGVIGMIIPQEDLPFTASGIVPDILINPHAIPSRMTIGQFLESMAGKMAAARGRPADGTPFVNEKSSDIKQTLINYGFSHTGREVFYSGVTGEKFVADIFIGVVYYQKLHHMVSDKIHARARGQVQMLTRQPTEGRARGGGLRFGEMERDCLVGHGAAMLLRDRLLEESDKYILYVCENCGYIAYYDIKQRAYVCRMCEENAQISPVVISYAFKLLLQELMSLCVAPRLKLKERA, from the coding sequence GTGTCAGAAATCACTCAAGACGAACTTTTACTTCTTCAAAAATCCTTCTTCAAAGAAAAAGGACTTGTTCGACAGCATTTAGACTCTTACAACGAATTCATCGACCACGGACTGCAAGAGATAATAGATGAAACCGGCGAAATAAAGATCGAACTTCCTGAAAGTCCCTATAAAATAAAACTTGGGCAAGCTTGGATAATCGACCCTCAATCCCGCATAAGTAGTCCCTACTTGACCGAAGTAGACGGCACAAAACATGAAATATACCCTATGGAAGCGAGGTTCCGCGATCTCTCTTACGTTGCGCCGATGGCTATTGAAATGACTCCGATAATGGACGGAAGAGAACAAGATACAGAACTCGTTTTGATTGGCAACATCCCCGTCATGCTCAAATCCAAACTATGCGTTCTCTCCCAACTGCAACCTGAAGAACTGATACTTCATGGCGAAGACCCGAATGACTCGGGTGGATACTTCCTGATAAATGGCTCAGAACGCGTGATTGTTGCCCTTGAAGACTTGGTACCAAACCGGATATTAGTAGACATCGACACAAGAGGCGCCCACCCTGTTTACCAAGCAAAAATCTTCTCCACAACTGTCGGCTTCAGAGCAAGAATAGAACTGCGTCTAAAATCAGATGGCGCCATCTACGTCACTATCCCCGGCGTGCCCTCTGAAGTTCCCTTCATAATCGTAATGAGAGGCTTGGGACTTGAATCCGACAAAGAAATCGCTGAAATAGTCTCACCCGAACAATCTATACAAAACATGCTTGAATCTTCCTTTGAAAAGTCTGCAGGAGTGGAAACCGTCAGAGAAGCTCTTGAATACATAGGTAACCGCGTGGCACATGGGCAAGTATTAGAGTATCGTCTTCAAAGAGCTCAAAGTATCTTAGACCGAAACTTTCTTCCCCATCTAGACCGCACACCTGAAAAACGCATAGATAAAGCTATCTTCCTAGGTGAGATGACATGCCGCGTGATAGAATTAAAACTTCGAAAACGCACAACAGACGATAAAGATCACTTTAAAAACAAAAGGCTAAAACTTGCTGGTCCTCTACTCGCGGACCTCTTTCGCGTCGCCTTCAGAAACTTATGTAGAGATATAAAATATCAGTTGGAGAGAATGGGATTCAAACGACAGATGATCACAGTTTCCGCCGCTGTGCGCCCTGGCATAGTTTCAGACCGCCTCAAACATGCTTTGGCAACAGGCAATTGGGGCAGAGGGAGAGTGGGCATAACGCAACTCCTCGACAGGACAAATCTTGTTTCAACTCTTAGCCATCTACGTAGACTGCAGTCCCCTCTCAGTAGGAGCCAACCAAACTTTGAAGCCCGCGACTTGCATCCAACCCATTGGGGGCGTTTATGCCCAAACGAAACGCCTGAAGGCTCAAACTGTGGCTTGGTGAAGAATCTCGCTCTTTCTGCATGCATATCTGTAGCCGTAAACGTTGAAAAGGTAAAGCGAAGTGTTTATGACATGGGAAGCATTCCGGCGCGAAACGCGGAGCAAGGAGTCCGCCTTTCAGGCGCGAAAATCTTCATAAATGGTTCTTTAATAGGATATCACCAATACCCCACAGAACTCGTCTCCGAATTAAGAGACAAACGCAGAAGAGGCGAAATCCCTTCAGAAATCAACATCGCCCACCTCAAAACTAAGGGTGGAAAAGAAGAAGTTTACGTCAATTGTAGCGAAGGTCGAGTTCGACGACCTCTCATAATAGTTGAAAACGGCGTCTCCAAACTCCAACCAGAACACATTGACAATATCCGCTCAGGAGAATGGTCATGGGAAGACCTTGTCAAAAACGCGATAATAGAATATATCGACGCAGAAGAAGAGGAAAACATCTACGTGGCTCTGAGTTTCGACGAAATAACTCATAAACACACACACGTAGAACTTTCACCCTACACAATTCTTGGTATATGCGCTTCCTTAATACCCTATCCAGAACACAATCAGTCGCCCCGAAACTCGTACGAGGCTGCCATGGCAAAACAAGCCCTTGGCGTTTACGCAACTAACTTTATTTACCGAGTGGACTCTCGTTCCCATGTCTTGCATTACCCTCAGACGCCTCTTGTCAAGACAAAACCCATGGAAATCTTAGGCTACAATCAAAGACCTTCAGGACAAAACTGTCTAGTTGCAGTCATGTCTTTCGAAGGATACAACATGGAAGACGCCCTCATTTTCAACAAAGCATCAATAGAACGCGGCTTGGGCCGTTCTACATTTTATCGAATTTATGAAGCTGAATGCCGCCAATACCTGGGAGGATTGAAAGATCGATTTGTCATTCCAGAGGCAGGTATGAGAGGCTTTAGAGGCGAGCAATACTATCGTTTGCTTGAGCCTGATGGCATTGTAAACCTTGAAGCAAGCACGGTCGGTGGCGACGTTCTTATAGGAAGAACAAGCCCTCCCAGATTCCTCGAAGAATACAAAGAATTTGAGGTAAAAGGTCCATCGATGCGCGATACATCTGTAGACGTAAGACAATCAGAAGCAGGCACCGCTGACGCCATTTTCATCACAGAATCCAGGGAAGGAAGCAAACTCGTCAAAGTCAGAGTACGCGATCAGCGCGTTCCAGAACTTGGCGACAAATTCGCCTCTCGCCATGGACAAAAAGGCGTCATTGGCATGATTATACCTCAAGAAGATCTCCCCTTTACCGCGTCAGGCATCGTTCCAGATATACTAATAAACCCTCACGCGATTCCCTCACGAATGACCATAGGCCAATTTCTGGAATCTATGGCTGGAAAAATGGCTGCAGCCCGCGGAAGACCAGCCGACGGAACGCCATTCGTCAACGAAAAATCCAGTGATATAAAGCAGACTTTGATCAATTACGGCTTTAGCCACACTGGAAGAGAGGTTTTCTATAGCGGTGTAACTGGCGAAAAGTTTGTTGCGGACATTTTCATAGGAGTAGTTTACTATCAAAAACTTCACCACATGGTTTCTGATAAGATTCACGCTAGGGCGCGCGGACAAGTGCAGATGTTAACGCGGCAGCCAACTGAAGGCAGGGCAAGAGGTGGCGGATTAAGGTTTGGCGAGATGGAGCGAGACTGCTTAGTTGGTCATGGCGCAGCGATGCTTTTGCGAGACCGACTCCTCGAAGAATCAGACAAATACATTCTCTATGTTTGCGAAAACTGCGGCTACATAGCTTACTACGATATAAAACAACGCGCATATGTTTGCCGAATGTGTGAAGAAAACGCACAGATTTCTCCAGTGGTTATCTCATATGCCTTCAAACTTTTGTTGCAGGAACTGATGAGTCTCTGCGTTGCACCCCGTCTAAAGTTAAAGGAGCGTGCTTAG
- a CDS encoding DNA-directed RNA polymerase subunit A', with protein MAFEEVSQKIIDELRFGLFSPRELRRLSVSEIQTADTYDEDGAPIISGLMDGRLGTLEPRQRCKTCGNTAIRCPGHFGHIELAVPIIHIVFTKIIHKLLNATCRNCGRVTLQDEEVEKIKGQIQRTRELLGVVPGSVYKKILKDAKSKKCSHCGTPQYKIVFEKPTRFREEVAEGGSPQLTPSIVRERLERIPDEDLELFGFTPKTARPEWMVLQVLPVPPVYVRPSITLESGIRSEDDLTHKLVDIIRINQRLKENMEAGAPTLIIQDLSELLQYHVTTYFNNEASGIPPARHRSGRALKTLSQRLKGKEGRFRSNLSGKRVDFSARTVISPDPNIDISEVGVPIDIAMKLSIPEKVTNWNLAEMKAFIKNGPDNYPGALYLVRPDGKRIRLEFVVDREKVAEAIESGFIVERHLKDGDIAIFNRQPSLHRMSIMAHRVRVLPYKTFRLHLCVCPPYNADFDGDEMNLHVPQSEEAQTEALILMQVQDQMLSPRFGGPIIGAIRDFITSAYLLTKESTLLTKEEVCTLLGAAGYEGSLPKPEIKKPKPMWTGKQIFSLFLPKDFNYSLKATICQNCAKCLKEKCSYDAFVVIKNGVLKSGVIDRRSIGAEQPESILHRIIKDYGAKRGREFLNKCCQVLKLFMSIRGFTYSFDELELSAKAQNKIAKTLGKCEKNVQELIVAYRKGTLQRLPGKSLHDSFEIYVMNELAKARDNAGKIADEDFTLENAGIIMTRTGARGSSLNIGQMTASVGQQAVRGKRIMRGYVQRALPHFEPGDPSPKARGFVQSSYQSGLDPVEYFFHAMGGREGLVDTAVRTQQSGYMQRRLINALEHLRVEYDGTVRNSVGEIIQFRYGEDGVDPAKSDHGKAVNVSRLVNQVSMMIASGRPASEKYIEKKLEDVEHQLIPILIDELKRELKKAKLKKKGVDQIIDLTSKHYKRALVEAGEAVGIVAAQSIGEPGTQMTLRTFHYAGVREQNVTLGLPRLIEIVDARRIPSTPIMSVYLDKKKRKNKEKATEIARRIIYTDVEDIAKSIYDDPKHEEIVIDLDRTLMENRGVSIDELKDALQLPICTIRARGKKIYAKPKKPEDHKKLMGKIISQQVKGVSGVERVLVTEEQGEWVIRTDGSNLPKILETIGIDPTRTITNHVHEIAKTLGIEAARSSLIQEALSVLEEQGLEVDIRHIMLVADIMTATGEVKQIGRHGISGAKSSILARAAFEITVPNIVDAAIKGEADPLLGVTENVIVGQSIPIGTGLVNLYMSTLSDKQEKSE; from the coding sequence GTGGCCTTTGAAGAAGTTTCTCAGAAGATAATCGATGAGCTTCGATTTGGATTGTTTTCACCACGGGAATTGAGAAGGCTTTCTGTCTCTGAGATACAAACTGCGGACACCTACGATGAAGATGGTGCTCCAATAATTTCCGGTTTGATGGATGGCAGATTAGGTACCCTTGAGCCGAGACAACGATGCAAAACATGCGGTAATACAGCCATTCGGTGCCCAGGCCATTTTGGCCATATTGAACTGGCAGTTCCTATAATTCACATTGTATTCACAAAAATCATCCATAAACTCTTAAATGCCACATGTAGAAACTGCGGGCGCGTAACATTGCAAGACGAAGAAGTAGAAAAAATCAAGGGGCAAATTCAACGTACTCGCGAACTTCTTGGAGTAGTACCCGGCAGTGTCTATAAAAAGATCTTGAAGGACGCAAAATCCAAGAAGTGTTCTCACTGTGGTACACCCCAATATAAGATAGTTTTCGAGAAGCCAACTCGCTTCCGTGAAGAAGTGGCTGAGGGAGGTTCACCGCAGCTAACTCCAAGCATAGTTCGTGAAAGGCTTGAACGGATACCTGATGAAGATTTAGAGCTTTTCGGTTTCACTCCAAAAACTGCTAGACCCGAATGGATGGTTCTCCAAGTCCTCCCAGTTCCACCAGTTTACGTTAGACCATCAATTACACTAGAATCTGGAATCCGTTCCGAAGACGACTTAACCCACAAGCTTGTAGACATCATAAGAATTAACCAGCGTCTTAAGGAAAACATGGAGGCAGGAGCACCCACACTTATTATCCAAGACTTATCAGAATTACTACAATATCATGTAACCACCTACTTCAACAATGAGGCCTCTGGCATCCCCCCAGCTAGACATCGTTCTGGAAGGGCATTAAAAACACTGTCACAACGTCTTAAAGGAAAGGAAGGGCGTTTCAGAAGCAATCTTTCCGGGAAACGAGTAGATTTCTCTGCAAGAACCGTCATTTCTCCTGACCCGAACATAGACATTAGCGAAGTAGGAGTTCCTATAGATATCGCAATGAAACTTTCAATTCCAGAAAAAGTAACCAACTGGAACCTTGCAGAAATGAAGGCTTTCATCAAGAATGGACCTGATAATTATCCGGGTGCCTTATACTTAGTTAGACCAGATGGTAAACGAATCCGGCTAGAATTCGTAGTAGACCGAGAAAAAGTCGCCGAGGCGATAGAATCAGGTTTCATCGTGGAAAGACATCTTAAAGATGGCGACATTGCTATTTTTAACCGCCAACCGTCTCTACACCGTATGTCAATCATGGCGCATCGTGTTAGGGTGCTGCCCTACAAAACGTTTCGATTGCATCTCTGCGTCTGCCCACCTTACAACGCTGACTTTGATGGGGATGAAATGAACCTCCACGTGCCACAAAGCGAAGAAGCTCAGACAGAAGCGCTCATACTCATGCAAGTCCAAGATCAAATGCTTTCTCCAAGATTCGGAGGCCCCATAATAGGCGCAATTCGGGATTTCATAACCTCTGCCTACCTTCTTACCAAGGAATCCACTCTCCTGACTAAAGAAGAAGTTTGTACGCTGCTAGGAGCAGCTGGCTATGAAGGTTCCTTGCCAAAACCTGAGATAAAAAAGCCAAAACCAATGTGGACAGGAAAACAGATATTCAGTCTGTTTTTGCCAAAAGATTTTAACTATTCACTGAAAGCCACAATCTGTCAAAACTGTGCGAAATGCCTCAAAGAAAAATGCTCATACGACGCTTTTGTTGTCATTAAGAACGGCGTGTTGAAATCAGGCGTCATTGACAGACGTTCTATAGGTGCTGAGCAGCCAGAAAGCATTCTCCACCGCATAATCAAAGATTACGGCGCCAAGCGAGGCCGAGAATTTTTGAACAAATGCTGTCAAGTGCTAAAACTTTTCATGTCCATTCGTGGCTTTACATACTCTTTCGATGAACTGGAACTATCAGCAAAGGCACAGAACAAGATTGCCAAAACTTTGGGAAAATGTGAGAAAAACGTTCAAGAACTAATTGTAGCGTACAGGAAAGGAACACTTCAAAGACTCCCAGGAAAATCTCTTCACGACTCATTTGAAATCTACGTTATGAATGAGCTTGCGAAGGCAAGGGACAACGCTGGAAAAATCGCTGATGAGGATTTTACTCTTGAGAACGCCGGCATTATTATGACCAGAACTGGAGCACGAGGCTCTAGCCTAAACATAGGTCAAATGACAGCTTCTGTTGGTCAGCAAGCCGTTCGAGGCAAACGTATCATGCGAGGTTACGTGCAACGTGCGTTACCTCACTTTGAGCCAGGTGACCCCTCTCCAAAGGCAAGAGGTTTCGTTCAATCCTCCTATCAATCAGGTCTTGATCCGGTAGAATATTTTTTCCACGCCATGGGCGGCCGTGAAGGCTTGGTGGACACAGCCGTGCGAACACAGCAAAGTGGCTACATGCAAAGACGTTTGATTAATGCGCTTGAACATCTACGTGTAGAATATGATGGAACAGTTCGTAATTCTGTAGGGGAGATCATACAGTTCCGCTATGGAGAAGATGGCGTAGACCCTGCAAAAAGCGATCATGGAAAAGCTGTGAACGTTAGCAGACTTGTTAATCAAGTCAGCATGATGATTGCAAGTGGCAGACCTGCTTCTGAAAAATACATTGAGAAAAAACTCGAGGATGTGGAGCATCAGCTTATACCGATCTTAATAGACGAACTGAAGCGAGAGTTGAAGAAGGCAAAACTGAAAAAGAAAGGTGTAGATCAAATTATCGACTTGACATCGAAACATTATAAACGTGCCTTAGTCGAGGCGGGAGAAGCAGTTGGCATCGTGGCAGCACAATCTATAGGCGAACCAGGCACCCAGATGACTTTACGTACTTTTCACTATGCAGGTGTAAGAGAGCAAAACGTTACTCTGGGCTTGCCGCGTCTCATCGAGATTGTAGACGCCAGGCGAATTCCTTCCACGCCGATTATGTCCGTTTATCTCGATAAGAAAAAGAGAAAGAATAAGGAAAAAGCCACTGAAATTGCCCGCAGAATCATTTACACAGATGTAGAAGACATTGCAAAGTCAATTTACGATGACCCGAAACACGAAGAGATCGTTATCGATCTTGATAGGACTTTAATGGAGAATAGAGGCGTATCAATAGATGAATTGAAGGATGCATTACAACTTCCTATATGCACTATAAGAGCGCGAGGCAAAAAGATTTATGCAAAACCAAAGAAGCCTGAAGACCACAAGAAACTGATGGGCAAAATAATCTCTCAACAGGTAAAAGGAGTTTCTGGCGTTGAACGTGTTCTAGTTACTGAAGAGCAAGGAGAATGGGTCATTAGAACTGACGGATCGAATCTGCCAAAAATTCTTGAAACTATTGGTATTGATCCAACCAGAACTATTACAAACCACGTTCATGAAATCGCGAAAACATTGGGAATTGAAGCGGCCCGTAGTTCCCTCATTCAAGAAGCACTCAGCGTATTGGAAGAGCAAGGTCTAGAAGTTGACATTCGACATATAATGCTGGTCGCAGACATAATGACCGCCACAGGCGAAGTGAAGCAAATTGGCCGACACGGCATCAGTGGAGCCAAGTCTAGTATTTTGGCTCGTGCAGCCTTCGAAATCACAGTTCCCAACATTGTTGACGCAGCAATTAAGGGTGAAGCTGATCCGTTGCTGGGTGTAACCGAAAACGTTATAGTAGGGCAATCTATACCCATTGGAACTGGACTCGTTAACCTATATATGTCTACGTTATCCGACAAGCAGGAGAAAAGTGAATGA
- a CDS encoding 50S ribosomal protein L30e: MIDVDKAIATTVRTGKVVFGVNEAIRSTKIGKARLIVVTSNTPSHIRDDLKYYGKLSQIPVVTYRGNSIDLGMVCGKRFAVATLTVKESGDSDILKLAEKPKTEEDVTEEEAF; encoded by the coding sequence ATGATCGATGTAGACAAGGCGATTGCCACCACAGTCAGGACTGGCAAGGTAGTTTTCGGAGTGAATGAAGCTATAAGAAGCACAAAAATCGGCAAAGCTCGACTTATCGTTGTGACCTCAAATACTCCATCCCATATACGCGATGATCTTAAGTACTACGGAAAGCTATCTCAAATTCCAGTTGTGACTTATAGGGGCAACAGCATCGATTTGGGCATGGTTTGTGGAAAACGGTTTGCGGTTGCTACTTTGACTGTAAAAGAGTCCGGTGATTCTGACATCTTGAAGTTAGCTGAGAAACCTAAAACAGAGGAAGACGTTACTGAAGAGGAGGCGTTTTAG
- a CDS encoding NusA-like transcription termination signal-binding factor, with translation MATGIKLTSKEMRFIALFESITGASVKDCILDENANRAIFIVKEGHIGMAIGKGGKNIRLLERMTSKKHEIIEYSDDPAQFIRNALKPAHVREIRLTEKLDGKSIAVVAVDPKDKGVAIGRNGRNAERIRFLAKRYFQIQNVSIT, from the coding sequence ATGGCTACCGGAATCAAACTAACTAGTAAAGAAATGCGTTTCATCGCCCTTTTCGAAAGCATCACTGGTGCTTCAGTTAAAGATTGTATTCTTGACGAAAACGCAAATCGCGCCATCTTTATCGTAAAAGAAGGACACATAGGCATGGCAATAGGCAAAGGCGGCAAAAACATTCGTCTTCTAGAGCGAATGACAAGCAAAAAACACGAGATCATTGAATATTCAGATGACCCTGCTCAATTTATAAGAAACGCGTTAAAGCCCGCACATGTGAGAGAAATTAGGTTAACAGAAAAGCTTGATGGAAAATCCATCGCGGTTGTAGCAGTTGATCCTAAGGATAAAGGCGTGGCTATTGGAAGAAACGGAAGGAATGCTGAGCGAATACGCTTCTTAGCAAAGCGATACTTTCAAATTCAAAACGTGTCGATAACCTGA
- a CDS encoding aminopeptidase, which translates to MRGSELAFPLINEIYKECLLSDAYPLIMPNLDVAYTFYKYAKEHQLKFVSPFHKFLYENIDISINVWCQPNPKKLTNINSSKIRIFAASRRELSKIFSKRAVEGKLKWTVLPYPINAQVQEAAMSLVEYEDFVCNSCLIDKEDPISEWKKIHDQKEKICEFLNKTSKIRIIGEDTDLTFNVAGRKWINSDGKISMPSGEVFTAPVENLANGTIRFTFPGIFPAEKLKT; encoded by the coding sequence ATAAGGGGAAGCGAACTAGCCTTCCCTCTGATTAACGAAATATATAAGGAGTGCTTGTTAAGCGATGCATACCCGCTAATCATGCCAAACCTAGATGTTGCATACACGTTTTACAAATACGCAAAGGAGCACCAGCTAAAATTCGTTTCACCCTTCCACAAGTTCTTGTATGAAAACATCGACATATCAATAAACGTGTGGTGCCAACCAAACCCTAAGAAACTAACAAACATAAACTCTTCAAAGATAAGAATATTTGCAGCTTCCAGAAGGGAACTATCAAAAATTTTTAGTAAACGTGCTGTCGAAGGAAAACTCAAATGGACGGTTTTGCCTTATCCTATAAACGCTCAAGTACAAGAAGCCGCCATGTCACTTGTAGAATACGAAGATTTCGTTTGCAACAGCTGTCTAATTGACAAAGAAGATCCCATCTCAGAATGGAAGAAAATACATGATCAGAAGGAGAAAATTTGTGAATTCCTAAACAAGACAAGCAAGATCCGCATAATAGGTGAAGATACAGACTTAACTTTCAATGTAGCAGGCAGAAAATGGATAAATTCTGATGGGAAAATAAGCATGCCAAGCGGCGAGGTGTTCACAGCTCCCGTTGAAAATTTGGCAAATGGCACAATTAGATTCACTTTTCCCGGAATCTTTCCAGCAGAGAAGTTGAAGACATAA
- a CDS encoding RNA 2'-phosphotransferase, producing MSYLLRHNPKDLKIDEEGFVCLDEFLRELREKYNIDERFINEIANQGVRKRFEIIGDNIRALYGHSIEVNVGLEEDGSVAVLYHGTTPESASKILKAGLKPTNRKWVHLSPAKEIAIEVGRRRTSKPIVLVVNAKAARRKGLRFFRAIDRVFVCKGVPPEYIKRL from the coding sequence ATGAGTTATCTTCTTAGGCATAACCCTAAGGATTTGAAAATTGACGAAGAAGGTTTTGTATGTCTTGACGAGTTTCTGCGTGAACTTCGTGAGAAATACAATATCGATGAGCGTTTTATTAATGAGATAGCGAATCAAGGAGTCAGAAAACGATTTGAAATAATTGGTGATAACATAAGGGCATTGTATGGGCATTCCATTGAAGTGAACGTTGGACTCGAGGAAGATGGATCAGTTGCGGTACTTTATCATGGGACTACTCCCGAATCTGCGTCTAAAATTTTGAAGGCCGGTCTTAAGCCCACGAACAGAAAGTGGGTTCATTTGTCTCCTGCAAAGGAGATAGCGATTGAAGTTGGGCGAAGGAGAACATCGAAACCTATAGTTCTCGTAGTTAACGCGAAAGCTGCTAGAAGGAAAGGTTTAAGATTCTTCAGGGCAATAGATCGCGTATTTGTTTGCAAAGGAGTGCCTCCCGAGTACATCAAGCGTCTCTAA